The sequence CATTCCGGATCAATGTCCATCcagcgctgcagaaggtcacatcgatacatgaatcaccgctcggtTCACTTTGCCTTCGTTCAGCGGGACTACGTTCAGTGCCGCTTaagactctagcaggatatgacctctaTCGTTGGTGGACCGGGATCCCCAGTCAACTTCCCACACATTGAAGTCATCTGCTACAACTAGCGGTTTTAGACCGATTAGTTTTACCGCAAGAATATCGAATACCCTATTATACTGCACTATACTTCAACGAGGAGggcagtagcagctacaaaagtaaactccgtttacctttgctatgacaaAACCCTCATCGTCAGGTGATGATATTATCTCCCGGCTGGGGTACCGCCCGCAATTCCAGATGCACACCACCTCGGACCGCAATCGAGCTACCGTTCCCAGTAAggctacatcagctttacactcgataACCGAATGTTGTAGCAGCAGTTGAGCCGCCTTACAGTGGTTTAAGTTTAACTGTGTTACCtgcatgtctggacccttctagaTGCCGAACAGGCCTAAACATCGGTAAAgtgtctgttgtctgtacccGGGACCCTGACGCggcctgacaggtgcgagcttggtgGTCTTCAGTtccacacctacggcatagcttactgcgatcAGGGCCTTTACAGTCATACGATTTATGACCGTAGCCAAGACACCTGTAGCAGGCCTGAAGTGGTTGGCTTGTGCTCAGCGAccataccgaccaacccactttcagtttagccTTATCCATTACCTTCTTAGCCTCAGTACTCAGTACTTACTTGgtatgaggcaacctgcattcccgctTAGCTTTTGCTTAGCCGAATCGCGGATTCCaggatctcgacattgcactgatctcaCAGTGCGTCGATCAGGTCTCCGCCCTCAGTTACTGCATccaggcccttgcactggatggtCAAGACGAGCATTCCGCTCGACCCTCTCCCGTCAGTTTTCAGTGTCAATCCTCTTAGGAACCACTGAATTCTTACCAGATACATTCAGGTCCGCCTCCTGCGTGGCTTTACTAAGCTACGGGGTTGCTCCTGTAATGGCCATacgtcttcgaatttccacagtctggctctccgccagccGCTTCTCCTCAGTAAGAGTGCGGATTTCGCGCTTCGCCTTCCTACTGACCTCTAGCAGGGTCCGCCATTCCAACTTTGCCTCCATTACGTCGACCAGCACATCTTTTGACCCACCAAGGCTTTCACTTTCGCCTTCCCACCGGCGACCTTTGGGTTGATCTCTCAAAATCTCTTCGACAAGCGAAAGGATTCTCTGTTCTTTAGTTTTAGGAAAAAACATCGCAATTGGGTCCCGCAGTGGtagctgctgtcgaatcctgctgatgtagtcgccttcgcgatTCCATGATTATTTAtgcataccttgcggcatgcaagGAGGCCTtgcaagggttgacactttcgtgttcagagtcagatcagcgctagtcaggaaaGAGCGTCTGAGCCTTCCCCCACTCAGTTGGCAAAATAAATGCCAAGATTGTACCGCGTGCAAGGCCCACTATGGTTCTATGGGACGCAAGATAGCCTGACCATTAGGTACACTCAAAGTTAATTTCCTATATTCCGGGtataagccacccggagtggaaattaatgactatgtctgaaactcgatttgtgcaattgcacaagatatgaaagatttagttcaaaaaatggaaacaaaaacttccttcggtggggttttgatcccacgaaaccagtacgctagacaggaaCTTTCCCTactcagggctggtagcgaccgaagccactcgaaatagtgactttagtgaccaaagctgacgaaaaaagggaccaaatagtgactttcagttgcagaaaaagtgaccaaatagtgacttccaatttcacttgcaagttcgatgagacgaaatcaagcgtttttgggtcaaAGGAGAAtcatttttctttaatttgtggcggaaaacatcGTTCACTAACAACTATTTTCTCTTACAACAAACTCAGAATATAAAAGAAAATCGTGTTATCTACTCAGTGAtactaagtaaaattgtattgtccTCTGATTtaaccccacggaaattttactcaatatcagtctaaagcaggactactcaaaactattAGTAGGCTTGCAAGCAAATCATTTTTAAGCCACTGGAAGTGAACGAAATATGTCTATCACTCATaacacctgtttttctttcccgaaaatgatttctcggcgaaaatctgcgtgaatgagcattctTTTCTtttgagaatgagtgaaaattacgatcattggatttACTGAACACCTACTTTAGAAATATGCAGATAATTTTACGATTTATCAATGGTGccacggaagtttttggaatttttagtgcgacAGGAATAACAGTatggatcgttttggtagaaaacaaaacaaaaattatgaagattcatgtacaacgagtctgggattgaacgctcgacctcctgcttgtaatgaggaccatgctctctgaacttttaattatttttcctaCAAAAaacgcagattttccgacttgctgtgcgtattcatgacctatttttgctatggaattcgacagcgcatgcaatcttcaaaattggggagatttgatctcctttctatgatatctactcaataaatattttttagagcaaacccttcattacatctgtccaattacaaaaaattgagaacagattatattttcttgaatttttgagacaaatttttatatggatggctaatgagggatcaagtctcctcaaattgaggcaacaactcaaaatcaaatgaagatcattcagcatatttatggatttgtgctgtgaaatGATAGCATATTGTCATTATTGGGagaagttgttctaattttgcgtggccaataaaaacatctttaggaggaacaaaacacagtaaataatagagtaaataaggttgtcaatcaaaaaaaataactcaccacaaaACGATCATTTGCCTAGAGGAGCTATTATAAAAATACGGTATAACAATactcagggtgtctactcatctgtaaaaacaaaattccctgatttttccaggttttttccaagtgttttacattaatttccaggtaaaaacaaacgtgccatatatagatttagcagcaaaataatcaactcaaaaaagtaaatattgcgaaaaatatttttttaaagaattttttggtggcctcacaaaaacaatgttgtaatttacttaagaaatttctccaggagtttaaTTGCAAGTttacccagaaattgcttcagccattTAATCAAAATTGCTTCAGCtattccatagaaaattcctccaggtattcctttgaaaatttctccatagattccatCGAAAAATCCCCAAAATGCATTTGGCGATtcctttacatttttttatgacTTCCTTTGTTcctttgtttgtttttgtttgttcaaaaatgtcttgtaaaaatccctcggaaatacctttataaaatactttgcagatttctttagattttcttctgaatttttttttaggaatttcatcGGTAATTTGGTCAAgttttctttaggaaatttcttagaattttattttctttgaaaaatcctaactaatttagtattttttattatattcctaaagaatttccgagagaatactcaaaagaatttgCAAAGCAGTCCCTAATTGATTTatcgaataaattcctagatttcaacaagaatatcttcggaaattatccaggaattcttttgaaggatttttaaggatttttttcatcttttgagagaatttcacTCATTATCACCGGGTATtaaaatttccctgattatgtcaaTAATTCCCTGATAATCCAGGTATTGATAtccaggtattttccaggtGGGGAGGAATTCCCTAataattcccggtttttccagCTAGTAGACACCCTGATACTACTTTCGTTCTTGGTTGGAGAAGCATGTCTCCCAAGGGGTTAaatctccccaccttcccctgcTGTATAAAGATtgagctgaaaaaaaaacttgcaatCGACAGGTCACTTGgttgcatgactgtataccaatttataaattgtgacgtaaaacaccatcaattagctactggtgaaatgccaataagagcagcgagctaaatggctggcgaagtttcagaacgatcatttttccaagatctgTAATTTCATTTctgccatgaacaaagcatcatctgatggatacataaagctttataaaaaaatcttggttttaattgtttcaaaatagttgaaaatagtgactttttgcgagaaaaagtgactttagtgacctgaggtcgaaaaaagagactttttagtgactagcccaaaaaaagtgaccaagtcactaaaaagtgacccgctaccaggcctgcctACTAAACCACGAAGGACCTTTATCGTTCTCCGCAGCTAAGAAGGCTACTGATGAGATCAAATTTCCAACACCAGGCACATAACCTGTTGAAAACAGGACAAGGGCACCGCTCTTTCAGCAGGGCAAAttgcaataaaatatttgatgctTTGCTTACCGCATGCTACAAAGCTGAGACTACAAagctaaataaactttattaaaCTAAATACAGCTGATACACATAACATAAATAACTTACAGCTACGGTGTTTTTCACATCAGAATTAAATCTTTCGCGCCCGTTCTGTCTCCTGTTTTCACTTACTCTGTTATGTGAGATAAACGACAAAACGAAACTTATGAAAACCCGAAGTCTGCAGCACAGATACAAAACAGGGGTTCTGCATTTTGCATTCTCACGTAACATAACCGAACTCTCgaaatctatttttaaaaaccAACTCTTTCACACGGATTGTTTATATAATACCAACCGAATAGGATGATTATTTAGTTAAGTCTGGAACCCACTTCTAAAACCCACCACGTGCTAGGCAGTCCCCCTTACTCGCAGTCACTTTGGGAGGGgtcgttaagcccttggacatgatCCCTGCTGCTACACAGGCTTTCTGAGAACTATATAATTTAACTTAACTGATGTGCCGTGCGATAGTCCATtaaattgttgttgttattgataaatAACCGTTTTATAAGTGATGtcgtgctgtcaaaaatcgaattttaaATTATTCGTACGAAATTGATTCCTCTCCGAAAACATGGGTTGATAACAGTGAGAAGATGCTCTCGATTTTTTTCCATCAAAATACGTAAATATTCCACTTTCTGTGCGTGTTGACGAACGAGTTTTGTTATGTAATTCGACAGTGCATGCAATCTTAGAATTTGGGAAGACTTGATCCAGTTTTCATGATACCGActcaatgaatattttttctgagttgccttttgtacatttttttcaacCCCCTTAAAAAGACACTTGAGAAAACTTTTCCCTCCAAGACATGTGGAATCTTTTTCGCAAATCTAGTTTCAATTTGTCTATTTCGGAAACATTTGCTGTGCTTATGCGCAGCCAATTTAACAAAAACATGATTTTCCGTACGGCCGATTTGCCGAATAATAtacaattctcgggtacttattcaaaagaacgtatgtgattttgtaaacaaagattcaaacgtcgatttgtccaatctgatagcactcaaaccatcaccacagatagataggagaagccttcggctacctgtgggtagtgttggtttgcgttggaGTGCTATCAGTTTGGAcaaatcaacgtttgaatctttgtttacaaaatcacatacgtccttttgaataagtacccaagAATTATTGTTTAATTAGTTATTGTTtcatattttgacaatttttgtatgaatgactGATGACGGATCTAGTACGGTTGTTAATCTACAAAATGAGTCACTTAATGATTATACTAAAAAAAtaagctagaacaaaactacatACTTTAATTCTTTGGAATACACGGGGGAGGGTTCAAGTCCTCCGAAGGAATCAAGTCTCCTCTCCCTCCCCTATAAATATACGCTGTTCAATGAACTTATTGTCTCTCGCAATATTTCTCTCATTGTACCAAGCTTGAtgcttatcattttagcaccgtGCGTTCATGACTCATCCCATTAGCAAGGCAATAAACCCATGGGATAATCCCAACTTCACTAGCATAGCTTCATTGTTCAAAACAACCAGATCTCTAGCATATCAAATGACGACTCGCTTAAACGCTCTGGTATCACGAGATGAACAAGAACTTGTTTTATTGCCATCGGCGAATCTTCGCATAAACTTGTCTCGTCTTTGTTTTTGGCGCATTTTATACGGGAAGAGTGCGCATAAGGTTCCTTCTTGTGATATCTAATTGATTTCTTCCTCTCGAATGCAGAAGATCAAGACGTCACAGCGTGTAGACGCAGGAAACTCGACCAAGGTCGCTAAAAAGCACCGCTTCCAGTTAGCCGGTCGCCCAATCATTATAACGCTGAATAATAGACTAGTCCCTTGACTCCTCTCTTCGATGAGCGtcaaaatgaataataaaactAAATCACCTTCGCTTGTTTGTCTCAGTTCAATTTCGGATGCTGAATGTGCGTGATTGTAGATTTCTAATACGTATAGAACATATCGAGCGTTGAATCGGTTGAAGATGGCGCGCGGTGGAACTTTTTTCGTGGTAATTGCAGTGTGCATTGCTGTTACTCAGGCAGGTTTCTTGGATTGGTTCCGGAGCAAGGCAAACCAAGGCCACAGTATCTGTAAAGTAGACTTCGAAGTGTTGGACCCACAAGGGTTGAGACTATGGACGGCTCACAAACCGGAGTTGAAGATGTTCGGAATAGAAGTTTACATCAATCCAACTGGTAGAAGTAACGAACCGGCAATTTGTAGTTTATGTAGAAATACTACAAAAGCTACCCATGGCAAATACTTCCTCCAGGATGATAACGTGATCGTCAAAAAAGGTGATGTTTTGGAATACATAGCAATAACTGATAATGGAATGACTACACAACGGCACAAACCGAGGAAGATTGTTGTCAATGGTGAGATGTTTATACAAAATTTGTGAAATGTAATCCCATAATGATTCCTATTTTCACAGAATATATTATCAAACCAATGGGACGCTGTGCCTGCCCCGCACCCGTCGTTACTTCGACAATTCATGAATCCAACCCCAGTGCGGAAATAGAACTGTTGGAACGCGTCATTACCAGTCTCTCGAACCGTTGCGCCCAA comes from Armigeres subalbatus isolate Guangzhou_Male chromosome 2, GZ_Asu_2, whole genome shotgun sequence and encodes:
- the LOC134217446 gene encoding uncharacterized protein LOC134217446, producing the protein MARGGTFFVVIAVCIAVTQAGFLDWFRSKANQGHSICKVDFEVLDPQGLRLWTAHKPELKMFGIEVYINPTGRSNEPAICSLCRNTTKATHGKYFLQDDNVIVKKGDVLEYIAITDNGMTTQRHKPRKIVVNEYIIKPMGRCACPAPVVTSTIHESNPSAEIELLERVITSLSNRCAQGLVSNYLFLQVDNADGPVNLLERVKKYFETNPALKPYIGAITSAEDYSDGIAFQVKSIVDKLKILELTHTGNDILDYDQTSIIGKLDIRISD